A region of the Anaerolineae bacterium genome:
TCTCTGCGGGCGCTTCGGCCTGCACGCCCGCGCCGGCGGCATTGTCGGGCACGGCGAGCTGGTGGATGTGGAATGCCCCGGCTCGCAATGGAATGAGGGTGTCCGCTGGCGCGAAGAGCTGTTGCGGCGGGTTGAGGAACTGCAGACCGCGGCCGGCCGCCGGCGTCAGCGCGCCATCGGCCATTATCTGCTCTTCTGGCAGGAGGCCGGCCGCTGGGATGAGCAGGCGTGGGATGCCGCCCGCCGCTATATCGCCCGCTTCCAGCCCATCTGCGGCTTCTCCATTGAGACCGCCAGCCAGGCGGAATATGTGACCATCGTGGGGGATGAGGGCAAATTCCCGCCGGCGGTGGAGGTTCACCTGCAGGAGGCTGGCTGTATCGTGGAGCGCATCTCGGAGAGTGACCCGGACCGTCTGCGCCAGCTCTTCGAGCGTATGGTGGAACAGGACCAGCGTTTCCTGAGCGTGGGCCTATGATGCATGTAGAAGCGCCGCCGGCCGGCCTTCCCGATTCACCTCCTTCGCCCCGAGAGTACACCATCTCGCTCCCTGTCTTCGAAGGGCCGCTGGACCTGCTCCTGCACCTCATCGAGCGGGAGGAGCTGGACATCACTGCTATCTCGCTGGTGCAGATTACCGACCAGTACCTGCAGTACATCGAGCAGATGGAGCGGGTCAACGCCGATCACCTGGCGGATTTCCTGGTCATCGCCGCGCAGTTGATCTGGATCAAGTCGCGCGCCTTACTGCCCAAGCCGCCGGCGCCGCCGGAAGAAGAGGAAGAGGACCCCGGCGAACAGCTTGCCCGCCAGCTCCGCGAGTACAAGCGCTTCAAAGAGGTGGCGCGCCAGTTGGGAGAGCGCGAGCAAAAGGGCCTGCGCTCCTACGTGCGGGTGGCATCCATCCCCAAGTCGCAGGGCAGTATTGACCTCGGCGGCATCACCCTGGCGGATCTGGTGGCGGCGGTACGGCAGGCGCTGGCTGTGGCGCCGCCGGCACCTCCGGTGGACCATGTGGTGCGGCCCTTCACTGTGACCGTTGCCCAGCGCGCCCGCCATATCCTGGAGCGGGCGCGCGCCGGCCAGCCCTTCACCTTCCGCTCCCTGCTGAACGAAGCCGCCTCACGCGTCGAAATTGTGGTCACCCTGCTGGCAGTGCTGGAACTGCTCAAGCGGCGGGCCATCCGCGTCTATCAGGAGGGGTTGTTCGGGGAAATTATCATCGAAGCCGCCGGCCCTCTGCCGGAGGACTCCCTGGAAGGCTTTCAGTCGGAGATGGATGGGTCGGCGGAGTGAGGGATCTCCTCCGGCCGCGCGCTGGGACCGGGTGCCGCCGGCGTGACATGCCGGCGCTCCCAACGCCAGAGGAGCCACAGCGCGATCAGCGCTCCCATCCCGTCAAATAGCAGATCCATGGGCCGGCCGTGCCGGCCGGGCACAAAGGTCTGGTGATACTCGTCGGTGGCGGCGTAGAGCACCGCCAGGAGCCAGCTCATGCCGGCTCGCGGGAGCGCAGGACGGCCGTTCAGGGCGCGCCAGAACAGGCCGGCCAGCACCCCGTAGGCGATCATGTGCAGTCCCTTTTTCAATATCAGGTCCAGCAGGGTATCCGGCGCCTGCGGCAGGCTGGATTGGGCGGAGACGAAGAAGATGGCTCCCATCCAGACGATCGCCGGCCCCCACTGGAACAGCCAAGTCCGCAATCTTACAGGCATCTGATGCGTTCCCTTAGCGCTGAGCGGTAACGACATTGTAGCGCGAAGTGTGCCGGCGCCAAATCCGCTTGTAGAACTGTTCCAGCTCTTCCGCCAGCCGGCTCCAGGCGAAGCGCTCCCGCGCACGCGCCGCGGCCCTTTTCCCGATCTGGACCCGTACCGCTTCATCCTGCAGCACACTGCGAGCTGTCGCGACGATCGCTTGGTCATCCCCCGCCGGCACCAGCCAGCCGCTCTCGCCATGGGCGATGTACGTGCTGGCCTCCCCGACATCCTCCGCGACGATGGGCAGGCCGGCGGCCATCATATGGGGCAGTCTGGCCGGGCAGCGCGCCCGGTTGATGAGATGGTCGTCCTGCGGGAAAAGGCCCAGGTCGCTGGCGATGACGACGTCCTGCCACTCCGTCGGCGGCAGTTGCCCCAGGTAGCGGCTTTGCCGGCGGAGATGCGGGTCTGCCTGGGCCAGCTCCTGCCATATTTGCTCTTCGCCGGCCAGGCCGGCGCCGGCGGTCAGCAGGGTCAGGGCCGGCACGGCACTGCACAGCGACGCAAAGAGCCGCGCGGCGCGGGCAGGCTCCACTTCATGAAGGCGTGTGCTCCATAAGGCGACCAAGGCATCCGCCGGCAGTGCCCAGCGTTGGCGCGCCCGCGCCCTCCGCTCCTGCCAGGCCGGCGTGAACGGTTGGGGTATATCTTGCGGGCATCCGTTGGGAAGGTACAGGATTTCCTCGGGAAGGCGGCCGGCTTCCCGAGCGCGGGAGACCAGGAGCCGGCTGGCGGCCGTCAGCCCTTCGGCGTGTCTTAACGCCCAGCGCTCCTGGAACTCGCGCAGGAGTCCTTCCCCCGGCCAGCGGCTGATGCGGCCGGCCCAGCCAGCGCACCCCTCCCAATCGTCCAGATCGTAGATGACGGCCGGCCGGCGGTGGTGCGCGGTGATCCACATCCCCGCCGCGCCGCCGTATCCCACCGGCTTGAAGATGTGCAAGATATCGGGCTGATAGGCGGCAATCTGCCGGCAGACGCGCCCCGCCAGGCGCAGGGAAAAGCGGGGGCACATCAGGTCGTCCGCCCGCAGGTGATGCACGGTCACGCCGGCGTCCTGATACGTGCGCTCGGAATCCCCGGGCGTGTCCCAGGGCGGGATGATCAGCATGACCTCATGGCCGCGCTGTGCCAGCGCGCCGGCCAGCGGCAGGGCCCGGGCGGAGGTCGTGGCCCGCACGCCCAGCCCGAACGGTGCCAGGAAGATGATGCGCATGGAGGCCTTTCAGCGCCGGCGCCGCGCCAGCAGGAGGGCCGGCGCTCCCAGCACCAGCTTCAGGGCGTCGCCGAGTAGGAAGGGGAAGAAGCCGAGGGCCAGCGCCTTTTCCGGGCCGACGAAGCGCGACAGCCAAAGCAGGCCGGGCAGGTAAATGGCCAGGTTGCCCAGCGCCAGCATCGACAGGGCGGACAGGGGCCGGCGGTCCCAGCCGCGGTCTTTCAGCCCGCCGGTGAGGTACGCGGCGAACAGGAAGCCGGCCAGATATCCGCCGGTCGGCCCCAGCATGTAGGGCAAGCCCCCTGCGCCGCCGGCGAAAACCGGCAGTCCCGCCGCTCCTTCGGCCAGATAGGCTGCCACGGCCAGGGCGCCGCGCCGGCGGCCCAGCAGGGCGCCGGCCATCAGCACCGCCAGCGTCTGCGCGGTGATGGGCACGGGCGTGAAGGGCAGGCGCACCGCCGTCTGGGCGCTCAGCACCAGGCAGATGTTGGCCACTGCAATCAGCGCCAGCTCTGCCAGCCAGTCCGATACAAACTCGGCGTGCGAGGCCTTTGCTCGGGACATGTCCACCGCTCCCCAGGGCCGGCGAATTAGGAAGGGCGCCGGCCTGCCGAGGGATAAAACCCTGCCGGCGGGCCGGCGTCGCGGGAAGCCCGCTTTATTCGACCGTCACACTCTTGGCCAGGTTGCGCGGCTGGTCCACGTCGGCGCCGCGCCGCACCGCCACATGATAGGCGAAGAGCTGGAGCGGGATGACGGCCAGCACAGGTGTCAGCAAGGGGGACGCCGGCGGGATGTAGAGCACGTGATCCGCCTTCTCCGCGATGGCATCGTCCCCCTGGGTGGCCAGGGCGATGACCACGCCGTCGCGCGCCTTGACCTGCTCCACCTGGCTGATCATTTTGTCGTAGACGTGGTCGCGCACGGCGATGGCCACCACCGGCATATTCTTGTCGATCAGGGCGATGGGGCCGTGCTTCATCTCGCCGGCGGGATAGCCCTCGGCGTGGATGTAGCTGATTTCCTTGAGCTTGAGCGCCCCCTCCAGCGCGACGGGATAGTTGATGCCTCGCCCCAGGTAGAGGAAGTTCTGGCGCTGGAAGAAGAGGCGTGCCAGTTCCTCATAGGCGTTGCCGTCCCCCAGCACGCGCCCCACCTTTTCCGGCAGGCGCGCCAGCTCGTCCACCAGTTCCATGCGGCGCTCGGCCGGCAGGGTGCCGCGCAGGGTGCCCAGCAGGATGCCCAGCAGGTACAGGTCCACCAGGGAAGCGGTGAAGGCTTTGGTGGATGCCACGCCGATCTCCGGGCCGGCCTGCATGGTGATCACATCGTCGGCGATGCGCTGGGCCTGACTGCCGATCATGTTGACGATGGAGAGCAGGCGGGCGCCCTTGCGCCGCGCTTCCTCCATGGCGGCCAGGGTGTCCACCGTCTCCCCCGACTGCGTGATGGCGATGGTCAGGGTATGCTGGTCAATCAGCGGATCGCGATAGCGGAATTCGGAGCTGTAGTCCACCTCCACCGGCAGACGGGCCAGCGATTCCAGCAGGAATTTGCCCACCAGGCCGGCGTAATACGAGGTGCCGCAGGCTACGATGACCACTTTGTGGATGTCCCACACGTTCTCGGCATTGATATGCACATCCGGCAAGTAGACCTCACCCTTCTCGAAGTCGACGCGGCCGCGGATGGTGTCGGTGATGGAGCGGGCCTGCTCATAGATTTCTTTCTGCATAAAGTGCTTGTACTCGCCCTTGGCGGCGGAGACGGGGTCCCAGGGGATTTCATGCACCTGTGGGGTGACACGCCGGCCGTCGGCGGTGTAGCACTCGAAGCCGTCCGCCCACACCAGGGCAAGCTGGCGATCCTCCAGGAAGACCATGCGGCGGGTATGCTCCAAGATGGCCGGCAGGTCCGAGGCGATGAACATCTCCCCCTCGCCGATGCCAAGCGTCACGCCGCCGGCATTGCCCATGCGCGCCGCGACCAGTTGTCCGGGCGCCCGCGTGGACATGACCACGATGCCGTGCGCGCCCCGGATATCCCCCAGCATGCGGCGCACCGCTTCCAACAGGCTGGCACCGCCGGCCATGTA
Encoded here:
- a CDS encoding segregation/condensation protein A, with product MMHVEAPPAGLPDSPPSPREYTISLPVFEGPLDLLLHLIEREELDITAISLVQITDQYLQYIEQMERVNADHLADFLVIAAQLIWIKSRALLPKPPAPPEEEEEDPGEQLARQLREYKRFKEVARQLGEREQKGLRSYVRVASIPKSQGSIDLGGITLADLVAAVRQALAVAPPAPPVDHVVRPFTVTVAQRARHILERARAGQPFTFRSLLNEAASRVEIVVTLLAVLELLKRRAIRVYQEGLFGEIIIEAAGPLPEDSLEGFQSEMDGSAE
- a CDS encoding VanZ family protein; amino-acid sequence: MPVRLRTWLFQWGPAIVWMGAIFFVSAQSSLPQAPDTLLDLILKKGLHMIAYGVLAGLFWRALNGRPALPRAGMSWLLAVLYAATDEYHQTFVPGRHGRPMDLLFDGMGALIALWLLWRWERRHVTPAAPGPSARPEEIPHSADPSISD
- a CDS encoding glycosyltransferase gives rise to the protein MRIIFLAPFGLGVRATTSARALPLAGALAQRGHEVMLIIPPWDTPGDSERTYQDAGVTVHHLRADDLMCPRFSLRLAGRVCRQIAAYQPDILHIFKPVGYGGAAGMWITAHHRRPAVIYDLDDWEGCAGWAGRISRWPGEGLLREFQERWALRHAEGLTAASRLLVSRAREAGRLPEEILYLPNGCPQDIPQPFTPAWQERRARARQRWALPADALVALWSTRLHEVEPARAARLFASLCSAVPALTLLTAGAGLAGEEQIWQELAQADPHLRRQSRYLGQLPPTEWQDVVIASDLGLFPQDDHLINRARCPARLPHMMAAGLPIVAEDVGEASTYIAHGESGWLVPAGDDQAIVATARSVLQDEAVRVQIGKRAAARARERFAWSRLAEELEQFYKRIWRRHTSRYNVVTAQR
- a CDS encoding biotin transporter BioY — encoded protein: MSRAKASHAEFVSDWLAELALIAVANICLVLSAQTAVRLPFTPVPITAQTLAVLMAGALLGRRRGALAVAAYLAEGAAGLPVFAGGAGGLPYMLGPTGGYLAGFLFAAYLTGGLKDRGWDRRPLSALSMLALGNLAIYLPGLLWLSRFVGPEKALALGFFPFLLGDALKLVLGAPALLLARRRR
- the glmS gene encoding glutamine--fructose-6-phosphate transaminase (isomerizing), coding for MCGIVGYVGPRPAAPIILEGLRRLEYRGYDSAGLAVIQEGRIELRRNVGKLSALAENLERSPVHGYIGIGHTRWATHGKPSEYNAHPHQDCTGEIVVIHNGIVENFLELRRRLLAEGHTFHSETDTEVMAHLVEEYMAGGASLLEAVRRMLGDIRGAHGIVVMSTRAPGQLVAARMGNAGGVTLGIGEGEMFIASDLPAILEHTRRMVFLEDRQLALVWADGFECYTADGRRVTPQVHEIPWDPVSAAKGEYKHFMQKEIYEQARSITDTIRGRVDFEKGEVYLPDVHINAENVWDIHKVVIVACGTSYYAGLVGKFLLESLARLPVEVDYSSEFRYRDPLIDQHTLTIAITQSGETVDTLAAMEEARRKGARLLSIVNMIGSQAQRIADDVITMQAGPEIGVASTKAFTASLVDLYLLGILLGTLRGTLPAERRMELVDELARLPEKVGRVLGDGNAYEELARLFFQRQNFLYLGRGINYPVALEGALKLKEISYIHAEGYPAGEMKHGPIALIDKNMPVVAIAVRDHVYDKMISQVEQVKARDGVVIALATQGDDAIAEKADHVLYIPPASPLLTPVLAVIPLQLFAYHVAVRRGADVDQPRNLAKSVTVE